In Pelodictyon luteolum DSM 273, the genomic stretch TGACGCCAGCTTCCTCCTATTCCGGGCGCTCTCGATTGCAGGAGAATCCGGACGGCCATTTCTTGTGGAGGTCCTGCGGCTTGAGTCGAATGCCGCCATTGTTCGCAAATCAGACCCGTTCAGGGAGTCGGCATCATACTTTGAAATGAAGAACATGCCTTATGCCGAGGCCATGGCAAAGTTCATGCTTTCAGGAAGCGAGGGGGTCGACCCGGAAGAGCGGACGACAGCGCTGCAGGGGGGCTTTGTGGCCGCCCGCGATGCGGCCCCTCCCTGGCCGCGCCCCTGGATGCGCCAGCTTGAAAGAGATGCGCTGTTTCAGCTAAACGGGCAACTTCTTGCGAACTCCAGGATTTTTGAACTCTTTGATGCCTCGCAGCAGTCGTCCATGCTGAGACTTTCCCGTGCTCTCCTGCGGAGGGCAGACCTGTTCCGCCCTAAAGGGGCTGAGCCCGACACCATGATGGCCGAGGTCCGCACGCTTCTCCAGAATATGGGCGGACTCCGTCAGCGCAAAGTGGATATGCTCGTCAACGCAGGCGGCGAAGAACGCCGGAGGGCCGCCGACCGGTCGCTCAACATGCAATATGGCCGTTTGCTTGAACTGCTTTCCAGCCTGCGTATATCTCATCCTGTGGCAGCTGAAGTACTTTCGTTCAATCCTGTGACGCTGCGCACCGTCCAGCATGCCCTCAAAGATGACGAGGTGGTGTTGGCACCGGTTCTTTCTGACAGCCTCGCGGCCCTGTTGGTCATCGGTCGGCGGAACGTGCAGATCGCCTCATCCCGCCTTCCGTTCGACAGTGAGCATCCTGCCGCATCACTTGACCTGAATCTCCGCCGTGAACTTGGCGCATCTTCTTCACCCGAGGCCATGCGTGGCGGGGAGTGGGAGTGGTTTGCACGCAGCATGGAGCAGCCGGCCAGAGAAGCCGTGAAAAATTATCGGCGGGTCATTGTGGTTTCCGATGCATTGCTGCCGCTGCACCTCTTCGATGGTGTTGGCAATCCTTCCTCCGGCCGGCAGGTTTCATTCCTGCATTCCTACAGGGAACTGGTGATTCTTCGCGCAAACGAAGCACTTCCTCCTGCTGCTTCCGAGATCTGTTTCTATGATGCCGACGATCAGGACGGCCCTGCGGCTCACAAGATGTTTTTCCCTCGCGACAGGGTGTTCATTATCTGGAAACCCTATGGGGAAGAGGCTCTTGAGGAGATGAAGAGGGAGATTGGGACGTCCATGCAGGAGACTGTTTCGGGCGCAGCTGCGCTGCAGGCGCTTCGTCGGGACAACCCCCGGAAATGGGCGGCAGTTTCCGCATACGGCGTGCAATAACATCAGTCGCGCCAGAGGATTCCGATTGCGGTTTTGATGTTTTTCTGATGCATTCCTGTCCCTGTGTTTTTTATTGATAAGTTTTCTTTGTGTTTTTGTAAATTCTGTGTAGTGCCTTTGCTTTACCCTCATATCAACGGCAACCCCTGAGCAGCGGTTATGGAGGATCCCCTTATGCAGGAACCCTTATCCGGCAGTTCCATACTGTCCCGTGTTGCTAACGATCTGAAGGCCGCCCGTATGCAGCGGGGCCTCTCGTTGGACGAGACCAGCAGGATACTCTCGATTCAGAAATCGCATCTCGAGAAACTTGAGGCGGGCGATTTCACATTTTTCCCCGGCGCCTACGTTCTGGCTTATATAAAGGAGTATCTCCATGAGATGGGTCTTGGAGATGAAGACCTTCTTGACTCATGCAGAAAAGAGCTTTCGGTCTCCACAGGCCTCAAACGGCATGCCGTTCCGGAAGGTGCTGCCCGAGAGGCCGCTCGGGCTTTCGGAACCTCGAAGCTGCAGCTTGTCTTTGATTTCGTTTTCAGCAGGAGAAAATCGATGGCCCTCGTTGCCGGTGCCCTTCTGCTCGCTGCAGTGTTCGCTATCGTTTTCCGGTTCCTGCCCTCCCGCGAAGCTCGCCTTTCAACTGTACCTGCGGCCCCTGCGGAGTTGCTTCCCGACTCCTCATCGGTTCCATCTGCCGCCGAATCCGTCGAGCCCGCATTGCCGGCAGTGGCGGCCTCTTTGCCTGCACCTGTTGCGCATGCCGCAGTGCCTGCTCACGCCAAGCTCCCCACCCCGCCTCCTCCAGTCCCTGTCGACGCCGCCGCCGAATCCCGCTCAGAAGAGCTGGCCATTCCCCCGGCACCTGCCCAGTAGCCGACAGTCGTTCCCCATGCCCTGCCGCTGCCGTGCAGGCCGGTGCTTATAATTGAGATAAAAAAAGTCTCATTTATCGGAATTAATTGTTATCCTTCTGTATTATGGGCTGTAATGAGTCTTGTTTCAGTGGGAGCTGTTCACAATTGTCAAGTCCCGCAGGGTGGTTTCATAAGCCCGTGTGGCGCGCTTCTACCCTTCAGCGGTGAAGGACGCGTTGTGATTCCATCAGTTAATTCCCTATTATCCATTTTTCCGGGGCGGAACTCCATGTCCGCTTAAGGCCATAGATGTACTGCAGATGAAGATATATGATGACATTACCGCTACCGTAGGGGAAACGCCCCTCGTCAGGCTCGGCAGAATGTCGGAAGGCTGCCGGGCCACGGTCCTCGTCAAGCTCGAGTCGTTCAATCCGATGTCCAGCGTCAAGGACCGCATTGCACTTGCCATGATCGAAGATGCCGAGCAATCGGGCCGGCTTCGCTCCGGGACCACCATTGTCGAGCCGACAAGCGGCAACACCGGCATCGGTCTCGCATTTGCCTGCGCGGCAAAAGGGTATCGGCTCATCATCGTCATGCCCGACACCATGAGCGTCGAGCGGCGCCGGCTGATGGAGATCTTTGGTGCAGAACTGGTGCTGACACCTGGAACCGGCGGGATGAAGCAGGCTATTATGGAGGCGGAGCGGCTGGCGGGGGAGATTCCCGGGAGCCTGATGCTCCAGCAGTTCCAGAATCCGGCCAACCCTGCAATGCACCGCAGGACGACCGGAGAGGAGATCTGGCGCGACACTGACGGCTCCGTGGACGTCTTTGTCGCAGGAGTCGGTACGGGAGGAACCATAACGGGTGTGGGCCAGTTCCTCAAAGAGCACAAGCCGGCCGTCAGGATCATTGCTGTCGAACC encodes the following:
- a CDS encoding helix-turn-helix domain-containing protein, with the translated sequence MEDPLMQEPLSGSSILSRVANDLKAARMQRGLSLDETSRILSIQKSHLEKLEAGDFTFFPGAYVLAYIKEYLHEMGLGDEDLLDSCRKELSVSTGLKRHAVPEGAAREAARAFGTSKLQLVFDFVFSRRKSMALVAGALLLAAVFAIVFRFLPSREARLSTVPAAPAELLPDSSSVPSAAESVEPALPAVAASLPAPVAHAAVPAHAKLPTPPPPVPVDAAAESRSEELAIPPAPAQ
- the cysK gene encoding cysteine synthase A; translation: MKIYDDITATVGETPLVRLGRMSEGCRATVLVKLESFNPMSSVKDRIALAMIEDAEQSGRLRSGTTIVEPTSGNTGIGLAFACAAKGYRLIIVMPDTMSVERRRLMEIFGAELVLTPGTGGMKQAIMEAERLAGEIPGSLMLQQFQNPANPAMHRRTTGEEIWRDTDGSVDVFVAGVGTGGTITGVGQFLKEHKPAVRIIAVEPSDSAVLSGGEPGPHKIQGLGAGFVPAVLQREVIDEVITVGSQEAGAAARELARREGILAGISSGAALVAALRVAKRPEMDGKTLVVLLPDSGERYLSTWLFDETGDGVRA